The genomic DNA TGATGAATCCGTTCGGATGATTTGTCATTCCTGTCATCGCTTCGTCAAAATCCTTCGATTGCCGCGGGTACGTATTTTGGCGACGCTTAGAAACTTGCTTTCATATCTTATTGTTCGGCTTTCTGAGTATCCTGTTTTAGATTTGCCCCAGCTTCCTTTTCTTATAGATTGTTACTTTTCACATAGGACTTATGAAAGCTAAAGCGTCGAAAATCGTTGATTGGAGCGGAAACCAACCCCTCCTATCAAATAGCAACAAAGTTTACGAAAACAGCCTTATAAAACATCATTTCTTCTAAATTACTAATATTTACATACGGCAGGCATCAGCTAACCATGTTATTGTAGTGGTGGAGGGGATAACGATGTCAGACAATCAATTACATCAATTAAAAAATAAGATGACTGATTATCAACGCTTTAGTTTGATATTTTTGTTCCTCAGTGCGTTTATATTTGTGGGCTCGGTGATACCGTTTGCGGGTCGAACGGCCCTTAAAGCTGATGTACTCGCATTGATCAGTATGGGCTGCGTAACGATTGCTTTATTATTCTATTGGCGGATGCGCAAGGCAAAAGAAGCCTATGAAAATGGTTAGACCACATCCTTGTTGGATGTGGTCGTTTTATATTATTGGTCTAATAAAGTCTGAATCTTATTTTGCCATTTGTTATCATCTAAGATAATTTGAAATGAGATACGCCGGTTTTTTTGTCGCGAAGCAGCTGTATGATCGTCTGCGATCGGTTTGTATTTACTGTAGCCTGTGGCTGCTAGATATTTAGCGTAGGCATTTTTAGTGAGTTTGGTATTGGCTGACTGCATATATTTTAAGACATTCACAGCTCGATCGGTTGATAGTGACCAATTATCATAAGGGACCGAATCTGTATGGCCTTCGATTAAAATAATGTAAATATACTGACTTAATTTTTCGTTTTCAATAATATTGACTAGAGCATCGGCAACACCATTTAATACGGTTTTTCCATGATCACTGACTTTAGCTTTGGCCGATTCAAACAGGACATTTCCCTCGACTGATATTGTGTTGTTGGGTCCGCGCGTAATTTTATCCTTTCCGATCTTTTCAGCCAGTTTTTGATTGATGATGTCTGATATATTTTTTTTGACATCCGTAACTTGAGCTAATTCACGTTCGACTTCCCTTTGATCGTATGCTTCATATATAGCCTGGACAAACGCGATGATGGCAATGAATAAAAATACGAGAACGACCATGGCCATCATATCGGTAAAAGATGGCCAATAATGTTCCTGAGGTGACTGTTGCTGATGTCGACGACGAGGCATTAGTCAATCACCCGGGTTGGTAACCCTTGCTGTGACGTCGGTCTTGACTGGTCTCGCATTTGTTGCTCCATTAAACCGGATATACGCTGTAACAATTGGTAAAACTCTTGGAAATACCGCCCCGTATCATTCATTTGCCGATCGACCGCGTGGGAAACATTTTCAACACTTCGCAATAAATCACGTGTATCTTGTCGTCCCTGATCCTGGTTCATCATTTGCGCCTGCCGATCTTGTTGATACTTCATTTGTTCTGTAATATCCCGTTTAGCTTTTTCAAACATTTGGTATAATGCGCGTTCTAATTGTTCTACGGACGTTTTGAATCCATCCGATGCTTGCGCGTAATGGTTATTCATTTCTTGATGCTGATACAGCCAGTCTTCTTGCTGTCGATGCATCGAATCCGCAGCAGTATCATATTTGTCTTGATACGTCTGTAGCTGCTGGTCCATTGCACGTAGAAATTGCCGTGATAATTCTTCCGCTTTCTTATCACTTTGCTGAATGATAGACTGCATTTGTTTCTGGTGTTGTTCAATCCTCTTTTCCTGGGATTCATTTCGTTGAAAGACTCGGTCAACGCTTCCTTCTAATGATTGGATGTGACTTTTAATACCTTCTGTCGAATCACCAAAAGAATCAGTCCCTTCTTTAAAACGTTCACCGAATGTTGTTAACGATTCGGTTGCCTCCGCAAATCGTTCGCTATGCGTTTTCTGAGCTTCGATGATCCTCATCACATCATTCATGGTTGTATCTAGCTTCTCAGTGAAATGCACCATATCCCGGGAAAAATCACCAATGGTATTTTGAAAACTTTCCCCAACTTTATCCGCCAACCGGTCTAATATTTTCTCAAAGGAATCTTTAGGCTTTTCGTTAAGTAATTGGCCTTGGAAATGGTGATCGAGCAGGCTTTCCGTCTCTGTGAATAGTTTGTCTATCAGATAGTCCGTTGATTGCCCCTTAGAAAGGAAGCCGGACTGTAAGATATTCAGAAACAGGGCAGCTCCAATACCAGCGATACTGGTTATAAACGCCAAACTCATTCCCTCGAACGGTTCTGTAATAGAAGAGATAATGCTGTCAAA from Tuberibacillus sp. Marseille-P3662 includes the following:
- a CDS encoding YrhC family protein, yielding MSDNQLHQLKNKMTDYQRFSLIFLFLSAFIFVGSVIPFAGRTALKADVLALISMGCVTIALLFYWRMRKAKEAYENG
- a CDS encoding OmpA/MotB family protein, encoding MPRRRHQQQSPQEHYWPSFTDMMAMVVLVFLFIAIIAFVQAIYEAYDQREVERELAQVTDVKKNISDIINQKLAEKIGKDKITRGPNNTISVEGNVLFESAKAKVSDHGKTVLNGVADALVNIIENEKLSQYIYIILIEGHTDSVPYDNWSLSTDRAVNVLKYMQSANTKLTKNAYAKYLAATGYSKYKPIADDHTAASRQKNRRISFQIILDDNKWQNKIQTLLDQ